In Mytilus edulis chromosome 8, xbMytEdul2.2, whole genome shotgun sequence, the genomic window CATTTATAAAAACTCAAATATGATGATAGTTCAACTTTACCAtcctaaaataaataaacacaataaataaacaatagataccaaaaatttaaataaaagcgaaatatgtttttaatgtgtaaagttattttaaTTTCTCATTGATGCTGGTTGAAAGTTACGGGAATTGTTgtctcatcttcttattttttattatcttcttattttgattttattattaactataaaatatattacTAAGAATTAATACCTTCTACATTATTGTTTGTCCTCACTGAGAGCCGATGGACAGACCACTGTTGAACAGTCCAGACTGTGTTGTTGAACCAGGTACGTTGAAGGTATGTCATCAGCTGCTTGATCTGTGGTGAGGCTGTTGCAGTGGTTTGAAGCATCTCAGTAAAAGCTGGTCTAATGTGGTCAGATGGCAGGTATGGCAGAGCAAGTAACTTCCTGATAAAGAGGTGGACCCTCTTCTTGGAGTCATAGGCGGTCTTCAACCCCAACTTAGCAACCTTCCGCATGATTGCTTGGCACCAGTGGAATGAACATCCCTTTATCTCGGCTGTAGGGAAGACGGTCTTGATGGCTGACCAGGCTGTTGTAAATTTAAATGACACATTGTTTatacataataaaattatatgatgaagagattttataataaatgaaattttacaCTTATACCacctttttgttttgaatgattgaAAAGGAATTGTGAAAGGAAATACAAATGTAACGTCAGCcatgtagttgtttcattggcactcataccacatcttcctttatatctatatttaaattCATTGGTGTTTATATCACATTTTGTTGTATTGTAGTATACTATGTTTTATATAGAACATACCTGACTCAAAGTCCAGACAGAAGGCTTGCACACGTAGGTCTGGTACTACCTGCTTCAGTCTTTCGAAAACCTAAAAATTAAGAATAGTAAATTTAAGTTCGtgttacatatacatgatatatatataactgaattgttatttaaatgttaaaagtaatattcactggggtaaagtttatgaccgtaactgcattcacggtcatcccaagatgtcggatgaaaaattaggtcagtatctgtattgtctgttacagtgtttctatatcattttctttacaaagtatacattgatacgatgtaaatttataaaagattcacacagaaatcacaaattactaccgacAAATGTTCAAGAAACgcgaaattcaatttgaaaaaatcgctaagatgtccgtaaatcattatcaatatattttcaagatgaccgtaacataaaacaaggatgaccgtgattggtaaacagatgaccgtaacttgtaaaagatgaccgtaatttgtaaagaatgactgtaatttataaaggctgatcgtaacttttaaatgatgaccctcaattctaagaatatccgtatttgtattcatggctttttgttgtgtttgttTCAAAAGGGGCTTAGTTAGTggatataaacatgtttcatcaatttatttttaactatttgccgtattttgagttcatgacaatgatagtaaattgcctcgtaaacaataaaatatttattgataacgactttaaaatttaactacaaattgacagagatacgacgaaaagttgaagaaacaagaatgtgtccctctgAGGTGTCTCTAGtacatgcctcatctacactataattttctatgttcagtggaccgttaaaatgggaaaaaactgtaatttggcattatgattagaaaaatcatatcttagaaaacatgtgtacttattttcaagttaattggacttcaacgtcatcaaaaacctcctcgaccaaaaactttaacctgagatGGAGCAGACGAACGGACAAgcaaacgaacggacgcacagatcagaaaacgTAATGCCCATGAATGGAGCATAAAAAAACACTAAT contains:
- the LOC139486055 gene encoding uncharacterized protein, with protein sequence MADVTFVFPFTIPFQSFKTKRWYKCKISFIIKSLHHIILLCINNVSFKFTTAWSAIKTVFPTAEIKGCSFHWCQAIMRKVAKLGLKTAYDSKKRVHLFIRKLLALPYLPSDHIRPAFTEMLQTTATASPQIKQLMTYLQRTWFNNTVWTVQQWSVHRLSVRTNNNVEGWHRRFNGKAAHNHLHFYKIVPAFQQEAKTVSITPQLVSEQQLSRYQRDTYKQLQGRLTSLWEQYEEDSIRTSDFLRSVGHLYAPPVPQPETLPESDSDDSDYESD